Proteins co-encoded in one Sulfurimonas sp. HSL1-2 genomic window:
- the mreC gene encoding rod shape-determining protein MreC, whose protein sequence is MSKRASALLLLLLLFAGSVFFSTTLQSPLLSGLQWINHSWNTFTTGVGNMIEENFEQQQTIQTLRREAELYRQSHLILHEMATEFNALLAENNSTFRYDPRIALVRTIAYANFADMTKLWLQMEDFNASRLYGMVYNETAAGIVTARDGRPLALLNGDYQCTYAVFVGPNKAPGIVRGRNSDTMLVQYIPTWIGITVGDEVVTSGLDHLFFPAIKVGTVKSIELTGGYQNAVIEPYYKGNDPDYFHVITRIR, encoded by the coding sequence ATGAGTAAGCGCGCCTCCGCGCTCCTGCTCCTGCTCCTGCTGTTCGCGGGCTCCGTCTTCTTTTCGACGACCCTGCAATCCCCCCTGCTCTCCGGCCTGCAATGGATCAACCACTCCTGGAATACCTTTACGACCGGTGTCGGCAATATGATCGAGGAGAATTTCGAACAGCAGCAGACCATCCAAACGCTGCGCAGAGAGGCGGAACTCTACCGACAGTCGCACCTCATCCTGCACGAGATGGCCACCGAGTTCAACGCCCTGCTGGCGGAAAACAACTCCACCTTCCGCTATGACCCCCGCATTGCCCTTGTCCGTACCATCGCCTATGCCAACTTCGCCGACATGACCAAGCTCTGGCTGCAGATGGAGGATTTCAACGCCTCGCGTCTTTACGGCATGGTCTACAACGAAACGGCCGCGGGCATCGTCACGGCGCGCGACGGCCGGCCGCTGGCCCTGCTCAACGGCGACTACCAGTGCACCTACGCCGTCTTCGTCGGCCCCAACAAGGCCCCGGGGATCGTCCGCGGGCGCAACAGCGACACGATGCTCGTGCAGTACATCCCGACCTGGATCGGCATTACCGTGGGCGACGAAGTCGTCACCTCCGGCCTGGACCACCTCTTTTTTCCCGCCATCAAGGTCGGGACGGTTAAATCCATCGAGCTTACCGGCGGCTACCAGAACGCCGTCATCGAGCCCTACTACAAAGGAAACGATCCGGATTATTTCCACGTGATCACCCGCATCCGATGA
- a CDS encoding MipA/OmpV family protein — MKKFFLLTLLLPLLLFSKDDVFLGAGPYFQTLPYKDADPVILGTPVIFFDNSLFYIRWTRVGMYFLGESGETQSWGLSFTAQPQILGYYERRALTQLNDRAKTPILQGMTERDSGWEGGLAASYARGDFFAEFLILHDITDTNNGTKLRLEAGQSFSVGDWYFVPSVLAVWLSQPFANYYFGVKNSEENLLIGRPAYRSDATLNLAVQTYVKYNINAHWHLLGNLRADRFGDPVSESPLTGTRYMYSGMLSLLYSFNLFGEEKAVLNPPEKR; from the coding sequence ATGAAAAAGTTTTTCCTCCTTACCCTGCTGCTGCCGCTCCTGCTCTTTTCCAAAGACGATGTCTTTCTGGGTGCCGGCCCCTATTTCCAGACCCTGCCCTACAAAGATGCCGACCCCGTCATCCTGGGAACACCCGTCATCTTCTTTGACAACTCCCTCTTCTACATCCGCTGGACCCGGGTCGGGATGTATTTCCTCGGTGAAAGCGGCGAGACGCAGAGCTGGGGGCTCTCTTTCACGGCGCAGCCCCAGATCCTCGGCTACTACGAGCGCCGCGCGCTGACCCAGTTGAACGACCGCGCAAAGACGCCCATCCTGCAGGGGATGACGGAGCGTGACAGCGGCTGGGAGGGGGGCCTCGCGGCCAGCTACGCCCGCGGTGACTTCTTCGCGGAGTTCCTCATCCTTCACGACATTACCGATACGAACAATGGTACGAAACTGCGGCTGGAGGCGGGGCAGAGCTTCAGCGTCGGCGACTGGTACTTTGTGCCGAGCGTTCTCGCCGTCTGGCTCTCCCAGCCCTTTGCGAACTACTATTTCGGCGTCAAAAACAGCGAAGAAAACCTGCTGATCGGCCGGCCGGCCTACCGCAGCGACGCCACGCTGAACCTGGCCGTGCAGACCTACGTCAAATACAACATCAACGCACACTGGCACCTGCTCGGCAATCTCCGCGCCGACCGCTTCGGCGACCCCGTCTCCGAGAGCCCCCTGACGGGGACCCGGTACATGTACAGCGGCATGCTTTCCCTGCTCTACTCCTTCAATCTTTTCGGCGAAGAAAAAGCCGTCCTGAACCCGCCGGAAAAACGCTGA
- the carB gene encoding carbamoyl-phosphate synthase large subunit yields MPKRDDIKTILLIGSGPIVIGQACEFDYSGTQAVKTLKELGYRVVLINSNPATIMTDPEFADRTYIEPIKEEIIAQIIEKENVDAILPTMGGQTALNAAMSMYEKGMLEGIEFLGANPDAIKKGEDRQAFKEAMIKLGMDLPHSRYAYNMDEAMAAAEEIGFPIIIRASYTLAGGGSGVAYNIDEYKLLAQRGLDESPITEILVEESLLGWKEYEMEVIRDRADNCIIVCSIENFDPMGVHTGDSITIAPALTLTDKEYQRMRDASFEILREIGVDTGGSNVQFSVDPKTGRMIVIEMNPRVSRSSALASKATGYPIAKVATLLAVGFTLDEITNDITGTPASFEPVIDYIVTKTPRFTFEKFPEAESTLTTGMKSVGEAMAVGRTFKESMQKALCSLETGLCGFDEMAGDMDHIRHEIRRPNAERMLYVAEGFRRGMGVEELFELSKIDPWFLYQIEEIVAEEQTIDLDILNDAVRLRKAKANGFSDKKIAQLIAKQGAGDIRESDIYNARKRMGIHLEYNEVDTCAAEFEALTPYLYSSTNITTFPEQPSRASDKKKVMILGGGPNRIGQGIEFDYCCVHAAFALEEMGIETIMYNCNPETVSTDYDTSDVLYFEPIDLEHVREVIEFEKPNGIIVHFGGQTPLKLANPLTAIGAQIAGTPAKVIDLAEDREKFADFVTKHNLKQPENGIAKTKEEAISVASRLGYPVLVRPSFVLGGRAMRIVYKEEELRQYMDEAVSVSNDAPVLVDKFLDQAVELDVDAICDGSEVYIGSVMQHIEEAGIHSGDSACSLPPVNLSDALREQVEQQTKTIALGLGVIGLLNIQYAIYQNEVYLIEVNPRASRTVPFVSKATGMPLAKVATRVMMGDTLRAALAFYDRYDIVIEENGLLKPRLRDHIALKEAVFPFNKLYGADLVLSPEMKSTGEVMGISSSFGVSFAKSQMAAGNRIPTSGTCFLSFIEMDKPAGVEIARGLHEHGFKLVATRGTQKVIEAAGIPCEPVLKISEGRPNIEDMMKNGDITMAINTSDNNTSKKDATVIRQIVLRMNIPYFTTLSAARAAIDALGHMKDDAWTAPQALQDYLA; encoded by the coding sequence ATGCCAAAACGCGATGATATTAAAACGATTCTGCTTATCGGCTCCGGCCCGATCGTGATCGGTCAGGCCTGTGAATTCGACTACTCCGGCACCCAGGCGGTCAAAACGCTCAAAGAGCTCGGTTACCGTGTCGTCCTGATCAACTCCAACCCTGCGACGATCATGACGGACCCGGAGTTTGCGGACCGCACCTACATCGAGCCGATCAAAGAAGAGATCATCGCCCAGATCATCGAGAAAGAGAACGTCGACGCGATCCTGCCGACCATGGGCGGGCAGACGGCCCTCAATGCCGCCATGAGTATGTACGAAAAAGGGATGCTCGAAGGCATTGAGTTCCTCGGCGCCAACCCCGATGCGATCAAGAAAGGCGAAGACCGCCAGGCCTTCAAGGAAGCGATGATCAAGCTTGGTATGGACCTGCCGCATTCGCGCTACGCCTACAACATGGACGAGGCCATGGCCGCGGCCGAAGAGATCGGCTTCCCGATTATCATCCGCGCCTCCTATACCCTTGCCGGCGGCGGTTCGGGCGTTGCCTACAACATCGACGAGTACAAACTCCTCGCCCAGCGCGGCCTGGATGAGAGCCCGATTACCGAGATCCTCGTCGAAGAGTCCCTGCTGGGCTGGAAAGAGTACGAGATGGAGGTCATCCGCGACCGCGCGGACAACTGCATCATCGTCTGTTCCATCGAAAACTTCGACCCGATGGGGGTCCATACCGGCGACTCCATCACCATCGCCCCGGCACTGACGCTCACCGACAAAGAGTACCAGCGCATGCGCGACGCCTCCTTCGAGATTCTGCGCGAGATCGGCGTCGATACCGGCGGCTCCAACGTCCAGTTCTCCGTCGACCCGAAAACGGGACGTATGATCGTCATCGAGATGAACCCGCGCGTATCGCGCTCCTCGGCGCTCGCCTCCAAAGCGACGGGCTACCCGATTGCCAAAGTCGCGACCCTGCTCGCCGTCGGCTTCACCTTGGACGAGATCACCAACGACATCACCGGCACCCCGGCCTCCTTCGAACCGGTCATCGACTACATCGTCACGAAGACGCCGCGCTTCACCTTCGAGAAGTTCCCCGAAGCCGAAAGCACCCTGACGACGGGGATGAAATCCGTCGGCGAGGCGATGGCCGTCGGCCGGACTTTCAAAGAGTCCATGCAGAAGGCGCTCTGTTCGCTTGAGACGGGCCTCTGCGGCTTTGACGAGATGGCGGGCGACATGGATCACATCCGCCACGAGATCCGCCGTCCCAACGCCGAGCGGATGCTCTACGTCGCCGAAGGCTTCCGCCGCGGCATGGGCGTGGAAGAGCTCTTCGAACTCTCCAAGATCGATCCGTGGTTCCTCTACCAGATCGAAGAGATCGTCGCCGAAGAGCAGACGATCGACCTCGATATCCTCAACGACGCCGTACGCCTGCGCAAAGCCAAAGCCAACGGCTTCAGCGACAAGAAGATCGCACAGCTGATCGCCAAACAAGGTGCCGGTGACATCCGCGAGAGCGACATCTACAACGCGCGTAAACGCATGGGCATCCATCTCGAGTACAACGAGGTCGATACCTGTGCCGCCGAGTTCGAGGCGCTGACACCGTATCTCTACTCCTCGACGAACATCACGACCTTCCCCGAACAGCCTTCACGCGCTTCGGACAAGAAAAAGGTGATGATCCTCGGCGGCGGCCCGAACCGCATCGGCCAGGGGATCGAGTTCGACTACTGCTGCGTTCACGCCGCCTTCGCCCTTGAAGAGATGGGGATCGAGACGATCATGTACAACTGTAACCCCGAGACCGTCTCGACCGACTACGACACCTCGGATGTCCTCTACTTCGAGCCGATCGACCTTGAGCATGTCCGCGAAGTGATCGAGTTTGAGAAACCCAACGGCATCATCGTCCACTTCGGCGGCCAGACCCCGCTGAAACTCGCCAACCCGCTCACCGCCATCGGCGCGCAGATCGCGGGGACGCCGGCAAAGGTGATCGACCTGGCCGAAGACCGCGAGAAGTTCGCCGACTTTGTCACCAAGCACAACCTCAAGCAGCCTGAAAACGGCATCGCGAAGACCAAAGAGGAGGCGATCAGCGTCGCGTCGCGGCTGGGCTACCCTGTTCTCGTGCGCCCCTCCTTCGTCCTCGGCGGCCGCGCGATGCGCATCGTCTACAAAGAGGAAGAGCTGCGCCAGTACATGGACGAAGCGGTCTCCGTCTCCAACGATGCGCCGGTCCTCGTCGACAAGTTCCTCGACCAGGCGGTCGAGCTTGACGTCGATGCCATCTGCGACGGCAGCGAGGTCTATATCGGCTCGGTCATGCAGCACATCGAAGAGGCCGGTATCCACTCCGGCGACTCCGCCTGTTCCCTGCCGCCGGTCAACCTCAGCGACGCCCTGCGCGAACAGGTCGAACAGCAGACAAAGACCATCGCCCTGGGCCTCGGCGTCATCGGCCTGCTGAACATCCAGTACGCCATCTACCAGAACGAGGTCTACCTCATCGAGGTCAACCCGCGTGCATCGCGCACCGTCCCGTTCGTCTCCAAGGCGACGGGCATGCCGCTGGCGAAAGTCGCCACCCGCGTCATGATGGGCGACACCCTTAGAGCTGCCCTTGCCTTCTACGACCGCTACGACATCGTCATCGAAGAGAACGGCCTGCTCAAACCGCGCCTGCGCGACCACATCGCCCTCAAAGAGGCGGTCTTCCCGTTCAACAAGCTCTACGGTGCCGACCTGGTGCTGAGCCCGGAGATGAAATCGACCGGCGAAGTCATGGGGATCAGCTCCAGCTTCGGCGTCAGCTTTGCCAAATCGCAGATGGCGGCGGGCAACCGCATCCCGACGTCGGGTACCTGTTTCCTCTCCTTCATCGAGATGGATAAACCCGCCGGCGTCGAGATTGCCCGCGGCCTGCACGAACACGGCTTCAAGCTTGTCGCGACCCGCGGCACCCAGAAGGTGATCGAAGCGGCCGGCATTCCGTGCGAACCGGTGCTCAAGATCTCCGAGGGACGCCCGAACATCGAAGATATGATGAAAAACGGCGACATCACGATGGCGATCAACACGTCCGACAACAACACATCGAAAAAAGACGCCACCGTTATCCGCCAGATCGTCCTGCGGATGAACATCCCCTACTTCACGACGCTCAGCGCCGCCCGCGCCGCGATCGATGCGCTCGGTCACATGAAGGACGACGCTTGGACCGCCCCGCAAGCCCTTCAAGACTACCTGGCCTGA
- a CDS encoding glutathionylspermidine synthase family protein, producing the protein MVRLDTVSALPDNTLEQLGFTWHTDRDGTHYVSDELVLVSDAEAEAYYEAANTLYDMYVQAAEYVIENELFFDLGIPFNLVEPIKKSWENDVHWHVYGRFDLAGGIDGTPIKLIEFNADTPTGLYESAVLQWALLKHNGLDEARQFNNIYEAITQNFRRLVTLFDDPDDFEKFYDGWKILFSSVEGNDEEEVTTKLLRQIATDAGFATGFEFLQNVRFDDEGIFDASDNPYEYWFKLYPWEDIATDEPELAVLLGNIMQNQKAIILNPAYTLLFQSKGMMKILCDLFPDSPYLLQTSFEPLEGTKQVEKRMFGREGANTKIIASDGSILHATEGPYGNYRPVYQAYAEFPQDRDGNRYQAGVFFAYEACGLGFRRGGEILDNMSKFVGHVLN; encoded by the coding sequence ATGGTGCGACTCGATACCGTTTCGGCACTGCCCGACAACACCCTCGAACAGCTCGGCTTCACCTGGCACACCGACAGGGATGGCACGCACTATGTTTCCGACGAACTGGTGCTTGTCAGTGATGCCGAAGCCGAAGCCTACTACGAAGCAGCCAATACCCTCTACGACATGTATGTCCAGGCGGCCGAATATGTCATTGAGAACGAGCTCTTTTTCGACCTCGGCATCCCCTTCAACCTGGTCGAGCCGATTAAGAAGAGCTGGGAAAATGACGTGCACTGGCACGTCTACGGCCGCTTCGACCTTGCCGGCGGCATCGACGGGACGCCGATCAAGCTGATCGAGTTCAATGCCGACACACCGACGGGGCTCTATGAAAGCGCCGTGCTGCAGTGGGCGCTGCTCAAGCACAACGGTCTGGATGAAGCGCGCCAGTTCAACAACATCTACGAGGCGATCACCCAAAACTTCCGCCGCCTCGTCACCCTCTTTGACGATCCGGACGATTTCGAGAAGTTCTACGACGGCTGGAAGATCCTTTTCAGCAGCGTCGAAGGCAACGACGAGGAGGAGGTGACGACGAAGCTCCTGCGCCAGATCGCGACCGATGCCGGGTTCGCGACGGGCTTCGAGTTCCTGCAGAACGTCCGCTTCGATGACGAGGGGATCTTTGATGCTTCCGACAACCCCTACGAGTACTGGTTCAAGCTCTACCCCTGGGAGGACATCGCCACCGACGAACCGGAACTCGCGGTCCTGCTGGGCAATATCATGCAGAACCAGAAAGCGATCATTCTCAACCCGGCCTATACCCTGCTTTTCCAATCCAAGGGGATGATGAAGATCCTCTGTGACCTCTTCCCCGACTCCCCCTACCTGCTCCAAACCTCCTTCGAACCGCTTGAGGGCACAAAACAGGTAGAGAAGCGGATGTTCGGCCGCGAAGGGGCCAATACAAAGATTATCGCCAGTGACGGCAGCATCCTGCACGCAACGGAGGGCCCTTACGGCAACTACCGCCCTGTCTACCAGGCGTATGCCGAATTCCCGCAGGACCGCGACGGCAACCGCTACCAGGCCGGGGTCTTCTTCGCCTACGAGGCGTGCGGGCTCGGTTTCCGCCGCGGCGGCGAGATCCTGGACAATATGAGCAAGTTCGTGGGGCATGTCCTGAACTGA
- a CDS encoding copper chaperone PCu(A)C codes for MKLLNTLLFTSLFFIAGLSAHSIEVSGIYVREVPPNLPNSAAFMELKNPTDKPVALVSAASTAAKTVELHEHVNVDGMMQMRQIPKIDIPAGGTTMLQPGGLHVMLIGLTQKLKAGENVTITLNFSDGESITLEAPVKKVAGMMMQQKMKCGSGKCGK; via the coding sequence ATGAAACTCCTCAACACGCTACTGTTCACTTCGCTCTTCTTCATCGCCGGCCTCTCCGCCCACTCCATCGAAGTCTCCGGCATCTACGTCCGCGAAGTGCCGCCAAACCTGCCCAACAGTGCCGCATTTATGGAACTGAAGAACCCGACAGACAAACCGGTCGCGCTGGTGAGCGCCGCTTCTACAGCTGCCAAGACCGTTGAACTGCATGAACATGTGAATGTCGACGGTATGATGCAGATGCGCCAGATCCCGAAGATCGACATTCCGGCCGGCGGAACGACGATGCTGCAACCGGGCGGCCTGCATGTCATGCTCATCGGGCTGACACAGAAGCTCAAAGCGGGGGAAAACGTCACGATCACGCTGAACTTCTCCGACGGCGAGAGTATTACGCTTGAGGCCCCGGTCAAAAAAGTGGCCGGTATGATGATGCAGCAAAAAATGAAATGCGGCAGCGGCAAATGCGGAAAGTAA
- a CDS encoding SCO family protein, producing MVQRLILILFPLLLAVGAYFYVIPTVERKHYDFTLESADGPVSLSDFRGKKAVAVYFGYTYCPDICPTTFSNLTGAMKLLPPEAAEAMQVIFVSVDTDRDTPKSLKEYVEYFYPTYLGVTGTKAQIDEVVSRYEGTEYTIIKGGSKAMGYTVGHTSYVYFFDKQGNFSSRLNHSIDPRETLTHMEKALGIAH from the coding sequence ATGGTCCAACGTCTGATCCTGATTCTTTTCCCCCTGCTGCTGGCCGTTGGCGCCTACTTCTATGTCATTCCCACCGTGGAACGCAAACATTACGACTTTACGCTTGAGAGTGCCGACGGCCCGGTCAGCCTCAGCGACTTCCGGGGTAAAAAGGCCGTCGCCGTCTATTTCGGCTACACCTACTGTCCCGATATCTGCCCGACGACCTTCTCCAACCTGACGGGGGCCATGAAACTGCTGCCGCCCGAAGCGGCCGAAGCGATGCAGGTGATCTTTGTCAGCGTCGACACCGACCGCGATACGCCGAAGAGCCTCAAGGAGTATGTCGAATACTTCTACCCTACCTACCTCGGCGTGACGGGGACAAAAGCGCAGATCGACGAAGTCGTCTCACGTTACGAGGGGACCGAATACACGATTATCAAAGGGGGGAGCAAAGCGATGGGCTACACCGTCGGCCACACCTCCTACGTCTACTTCTTTGACAAACAGGGGAACTTCAGTTCCCGCCTGAACCACAGCATCGATCCCCGCGAAACGCTGACGCATATGGAAAAAGCACTCGGAATCGCACATTAA
- a CDS encoding AI-2E family transporter: MQQTNRFGNVFIILAAVVIVFAGIKAASAIIIPFLLALFLAIILMPLLHFLMARKIPMALAMLMLIGVLLLFFALFGVIVGHATNDFIGNLPGYEADLRSRLGGVAAWLTNQGMALPEKNLQSLLDPGAVFAYMTGALKGFGSILTNGFVILLTTVFMLLEGVAYRNKIAFIYRRNNSEGQKHLNEILAKINHYMALKALISAGTGFLVYLLLLLFGLDYPVLWGVVAFLLNFIPNIGSIMAAVPAVLLALLQLDLASAFWIAAGYVVINVLVGSVIEPKVMGRGLDLSTLVVFLSLIFWGWLLGPVGMLLSIPLTIMVKIVFDSEESTRWIAVLLGTGGNGQAEEA, encoded by the coding sequence ATGCAACAGACTAACCGTTTCGGAAACGTCTTTATTATCCTTGCTGCCGTTGTCATCGTGTTTGCCGGTATCAAGGCGGCATCGGCGATCATCATCCCTTTCCTGCTCGCGCTTTTCCTCGCGATCATCCTGATGCCGCTGCTGCACTTCCTGATGGCGCGAAAAATCCCGATGGCACTGGCGATGCTGATGCTTATCGGCGTGCTGCTTCTCTTCTTTGCCCTCTTCGGCGTCATCGTCGGCCATGCCACGAATGATTTCATCGGCAACCTTCCGGGGTATGAAGCCGATCTGCGGAGCCGTCTCGGCGGGGTGGCGGCCTGGCTGACAAACCAGGGGATGGCACTACCGGAAAAGAACCTGCAGTCGCTGCTCGATCCCGGTGCCGTCTTTGCCTATATGACAGGGGCGCTCAAGGGGTTCGGATCGATTCTGACAAACGGATTCGTCATTTTGCTGACGACGGTATTCATGCTGCTCGAGGGTGTCGCCTACCGTAACAAGATCGCCTTTATCTACCGCCGGAATAACTCTGAAGGTCAGAAGCATCTCAATGAGATCCTCGCAAAGATCAACCACTATATGGCGCTCAAGGCGCTGATCAGTGCCGGGACGGGCTTCCTTGTTTACCTGCTGCTGCTCCTTTTCGGTCTGGATTATCCGGTGTTGTGGGGCGTCGTGGCGTTTCTGCTCAATTTTATTCCCAATATCGGGTCGATCATGGCTGCCGTACCGGCCGTTTTGCTGGCGCTGCTCCAGCTGGACCTTGCTTCGGCATTCTGGATCGCGGCAGGTTATGTCGTGATCAATGTCCTGGTGGGGTCGGTCATTGAGCCGAAGGTAATGGGACGGGGGCTTGATCTCTCGACGCTTGTCGTATTCCTGTCGTTGATCTTCTGGGGGTGGCTGCTGGGGCCGGTCGGCATGCTGCTCTCCATCCCGCTGACAATAATGGTCAAAATCGTTTTTGATTCGGAAGAGTCGACCCGCTGGATCGCCGTACTGCTCGGCACGGGCGGAAACGGTCAGGCGGAAGAGGCATAA
- a CDS encoding ABC transporter permease — protein MLIVLVTFLGGFLYTADPYLLHRDAILSAPSLAHPFGTDRLGRDLLARIIEGGKISLIIGVGSALIGTFLGFILGAIAGYARGIVDKGFVIVVDLFLTFPTFFLLLALVSYVNASALVLILIISVTGWMTTARLVRSESFAVTSQPFIKILGIAGVSRTKILLKYYAPLLAPIFFVSFTFGVGGAILSESGLSFLGLGIVAPQMSWGTILSNGKEVIDIAWWVSFFPGLMIFLVTLCLMNLANYLQQRTNKKKIQSGA, from the coding sequence ATGCTGATCGTTCTGGTGACCTTTCTGGGCGGTTTCCTCTATACGGCCGATCCCTACCTGCTGCATCGCGATGCGATTCTCTCCGCCCCCTCGCTGGCCCACCCGTTCGGGACCGACCGGCTCGGACGGGACCTACTGGCGCGCATCATCGAAGGCGGAAAGATTTCGCTCATTATCGGCGTAGGCAGCGCATTGATCGGGACTTTCCTCGGCTTCATCCTCGGGGCGATCGCGGGGTATGCCAGGGGGATCGTCGACAAAGGTTTCGTCATCGTAGTGGACCTGTTCCTGACCTTCCCGACCTTTTTCCTACTGCTGGCTTTGGTGAGTTACGTCAACGCCTCGGCATTGGTGCTGATCCTTATCATCTCGGTAACGGGCTGGATGACGACGGCACGCCTGGTGCGTTCGGAAAGTTTTGCCGTGACGTCGCAGCCCTTTATCAAGATATTGGGGATCGCCGGGGTATCGCGGACGAAGATCCTGCTCAAATACTACGCCCCGCTGCTGGCCCCGATCTTCTTCGTCAGCTTCACCTTTGGCGTGGGAGGGGCGATCCTCTCCGAATCGGGGCTGAGCTTCCTGGGACTGGGGATCGTAGCGCCGCAGATGAGCTGGGGAACGATCCTCAGCAACGGCAAAGAGGTGATCGACATCGCGTGGTGGGTCAGTTTCTTTCCGGGGCTGATGATTTTCCTGGTCACGCTCTGTCTGATGAACCTTGCCAACTATCTGCAGCAGCGGACCAACAAGAAAAAAATCCAGTCAGGAGCCTAA
- the ung gene encoding uracil-DNA glycosylase produces the protein MQIDPKIDPSWKAVLASEFEQAYFTELKTFLLAEKAALPIYPKGADIFAAYNLTPYENVKVVILGQDPYHGPNQAHGLAFSVQRGIAHPPSLQNIFKELRDDIGCDVPQNGTLEAWAEQGVFLLNTVLTVRAGQAHSHKEQGWERFTDATIKALSDGREKLVFILWGRPAQMKASLIDASRHHIIVSPHPSPLSAYRGFFGSKPFSRTNAYLQSAGIAPIDWCLSDA, from the coding sequence ATGCAGATTGACCCCAAGATCGACCCCTCCTGGAAAGCAGTGCTGGCCTCGGAATTCGAGCAGGCCTATTTCACGGAACTCAAAACGTTTCTCCTTGCTGAGAAAGCTGCCTTGCCCATCTACCCGAAGGGCGCCGATATCTTTGCTGCATACAACCTGACACCCTATGAGAACGTCAAAGTCGTTATTCTCGGGCAGGACCCCTACCACGGGCCAAACCAGGCGCACGGGCTTGCATTCTCCGTGCAGCGCGGCATAGCGCATCCGCCCTCCTTGCAGAACATCTTCAAGGAGCTCAGAGACGACATCGGCTGCGACGTCCCGCAGAACGGAACGCTGGAAGCATGGGCGGAGCAGGGGGTATTTCTGCTCAATACGGTTTTGACTGTCCGTGCAGGGCAGGCGCATTCGCACAAGGAACAGGGGTGGGAGCGTTTCACCGATGCGACCATCAAGGCCCTCAGCGACGGCCGGGAGAAGTTGGTCTTCATCCTCTGGGGCCGGCCTGCCCAGATGAAGGCCTCGCTCATCGACGCTTCACGCCATCACATCATTGTCTCGCCGCACCCTTCGCCGCTCTCCGCGTACCGTGGTTTTTTCGGTTCCAAACCTTTTTCACGGACCAATGCCTACCTGCAAAGCGCGGGCATCGCTCCGATCGACTGGTGCCTTTCAGATGCATGA